One genomic region from Nocardia vinacea encodes:
- a CDS encoding LCP family protein has translation MGPLRAFVAVGAVLVLLITGFAWHSVDSLISNIERIGGLGLGGGSDGAVDILLVGVDSRTDAHGNPLSSNERAMLHAGDEVGTNTDTILLVRVPNDGRSATAISIPRDSYVDIPRIGKGKINSAYGATKEAQRLELINHGVSESDADKQSTQAGRQALIKTVANLTGITVDHYAEVSLLGFVLLTDAVGGVDVCLNNPVDEWMSGADFRAGRQKLDGPQALSFVRQRHDLPRGDLDRIVRQQVFMARLVGQVLSAKTLSNPGKLQNLSDAVGRTVVLDDDWDVLAFLQQLKDLSGGQVSFETIPVADLNDTTSDGESVVRVDSKAVKSYVASLVDGKSEDHAEPTIDPASVSVSVFNASGIGGLAGQVAQALTAKGFQEGLVGNYTGPSVTSSRVLAMDTSNPKAKAVAKALGGLTVIADSTLSPDSVSVVLASDYSGPGSTAGSMFDFSGTSSTATPVPPAPPIDAGQNGPKCVN, from the coding sequence CTGGGTCCGCTGCGCGCGTTCGTCGCGGTCGGGGCGGTGCTGGTACTGCTCATCACCGGATTTGCCTGGCACAGCGTCGACTCGCTGATTTCGAATATCGAACGCATCGGCGGCCTCGGCCTCGGCGGCGGCAGCGACGGCGCGGTCGACATCCTGTTGGTCGGTGTGGATAGCCGCACCGATGCGCACGGTAATCCGCTCAGCAGCAATGAGCGCGCTATGTTGCACGCGGGCGATGAGGTCGGCACCAATACCGACACCATCCTGCTGGTTCGCGTCCCGAACGACGGCCGCTCCGCCACCGCCATCTCCATTCCGCGCGACTCTTATGTCGACATTCCGCGGATCGGCAAGGGCAAGATCAACTCGGCCTACGGCGCGACCAAAGAGGCTCAGCGCCTCGAGCTGATCAACCACGGCGTCTCGGAGTCCGACGCGGACAAGCAGTCCACGCAGGCTGGGCGCCAGGCGCTGATCAAGACAGTGGCCAATCTCACCGGCATTACGGTCGACCACTACGCCGAGGTCAGTTTGCTCGGGTTCGTGCTGTTGACCGATGCGGTCGGCGGAGTCGATGTCTGCCTGAACAATCCCGTGGACGAATGGATGTCCGGCGCCGACTTCCGGGCGGGTCGCCAGAAGCTCGACGGCCCACAGGCTTTGAGCTTCGTGCGCCAGCGCCATGATCTGCCGCGCGGCGATCTGGACCGGATCGTGCGCCAGCAGGTCTTCATGGCGCGGTTGGTCGGCCAGGTGCTCAGCGCCAAGACACTGAGCAATCCGGGCAAGTTGCAGAATCTCAGCGATGCGGTCGGTCGCACCGTCGTGCTGGACGACGATTGGGACGTACTGGCGTTTCTGCAACAGCTGAAGGATCTTTCGGGTGGTCAGGTCAGCTTCGAAACGATTCCGGTCGCCGATCTCAACGACACGACCAGCGATGGTGAATCGGTCGTGCGGGTGGATTCGAAAGCGGTGAAGTCGTATGTGGCGTCGCTGGTCGACGGCAAGTCGGAGGATCATGCCGAACCGACGATCGATCCGGCATCGGTGAGCGTCAGTGTGTTCAATGCGAGTGGGATCGGCGGGCTCGCGGGACAGGTGGCACAGGCGCTGACGGCCAAGGGATTCCAGGAGGGATTGGTCGGCAACTACACCGGGCCCAGCGTCACCAGCAGTCGAGTGCTCGCGATGGATACCTCGAATCCGAAGGCCAAGGCGGTAGCGAAGGCGCTCGGCGGGCTTACAGTCATTGCGGACAGCACGTTGTCCCCGGATTCGGTCAGCGTCGTGCTGGCAAGCGACTATTCTGGTCCGGGCTCGACCGCGGGCAGCATGTTCGACTTCTCCGGAACGTCGAGCACCGCTACGCCCGTACCGCCGGCTCCACCGATCGACGCAGGCCAGAACGGACCGAAATGCGTGAATTGA